One region of Coleofasciculaceae cyanobacterium genomic DNA includes:
- a CDS encoding TMEM165/GDT1 family protein: MEVLISLEPHKLMATSDRKSLKPITEAPPANFQSKQQNNFWLVFSSTFITIFLAEMGDKTQLVTLLMSAESQAPWIVFVGSALALIATSLIGVSIGYWLSKKLAPETLDLSVAILLLFITAWLISDIINL; encoded by the coding sequence TTGGAAGTATTAATTTCACTAGAACCACACAAATTAATGGCAACTAGCGATCGCAAATCTCTTAAACCAATTACTGAAGCACCACCAGCCAATTTTCAATCAAAGCAGCAAAATAACTTTTGGTTAGTTTTTAGCTCGACTTTTATCACTATTTTTCTGGCAGAAATGGGAGATAAAACTCAATTAGTTACTCTGTTAATGAGTGCCGAATCCCAAGCACCTTGGATTGTATTTGTTGGTTCAGCTTTGGCTTTAATTGCAACTAGTTTAATTGGAGTTTCTATTGGCTATTGGTTATCCAAAAAACTTGCTCCCGAAACCTTAGACTTATCTGTCGCTATCCTGTTGCTATTTATTACCGCCTGGTTGATTAGTGACATAATTAATCTTTAA